A genomic region of Planococcus kocurii contains the following coding sequences:
- a CDS encoding LLM class flavin-dependent oxidoreductase, with protein sequence MTQPIDSVPISVLDLVPVREGGTTKDALDEMVTIAQYVEKLGYSRFWLSEHHNTATLASSATAILISKVLENTESIQVGSGGIMLPNHTPLVVAEQFGTLETMHPGRLNLGLGRAPGTDMQTAHALRRTTQETAFAFPQDVVELQSYLNSLEEQDPVRAHPGVGTGVPIYILGSSTSSAQLAARLGLPYVFAAHFAPQQLEQALQIYRNGFQPSEYLAEPYVMVCVNVIGADSNQEAEILSTSADQFYLNVVRGSKNLLKPPLDTMDGQWSYREEMMVRGMSQYTFKGDEETISERLGTFVADLQIDEVIAVSYIYDQEKRKRSFEILKQAANRFTVATV encoded by the coding sequence ATGACACAACCTATAGATTCGGTTCCAATTTCCGTTCTGGATTTAGTTCCAGTTCGTGAAGGCGGAACGACAAAAGATGCATTAGATGAAATGGTCACGATTGCCCAGTACGTAGAAAAACTAGGATACAGTAGATTCTGGCTTTCTGAGCACCACAATACAGCTACACTAGCAAGTTCTGCTACAGCAATATTGATTTCTAAAGTGCTTGAAAACACCGAATCTATTCAAGTAGGTTCGGGTGGCATTATGCTACCTAACCATACGCCATTGGTTGTCGCAGAGCAATTTGGAACTTTAGAAACGATGCATCCAGGCCGTTTAAACCTCGGTCTTGGCAGAGCACCAGGTACAGACATGCAGACGGCGCATGCGCTCCGCAGAACGACGCAAGAAACGGCATTTGCTTTTCCGCAAGATGTTGTCGAATTGCAAAGCTATTTAAACTCTCTTGAAGAACAAGATCCTGTCCGGGCGCATCCAGGCGTAGGAACGGGAGTACCGATTTACATCTTAGGTTCTAGTACTTCTAGTGCACAGCTTGCAGCACGTCTTGGTCTGCCATACGTATTTGCAGCTCATTTTGCACCGCAACAACTAGAACAAGCCTTACAAATTTACCGCAACGGCTTCCAACCTTCTGAATACTTGGCTGAACCGTATGTGATGGTTTGCGTCAACGTTATCGGAGCTGACTCCAATCAGGAAGCTGAAATTTTATCAACGTCTGCTGATCAATTTTATTTGAATGTCGTAAGAGGTAGTAAGAATTTATTGAAGCCGCCACTTGATACGATGGACGGACAATGGAGTTACCGCGAGGAAATGATGGTGCGGGGAATGTCGCAATACACGTTCAAAGGTGATGAAGAAACGATAAGCGAGCGTTTGGGAACGTTTGTAGCCGACTTGCAGATCGATGAAGTAATTGCGGTTTCTTATATCTACGATCAGGAGAAAAGAAAACGCTCGTTTGAAATTCTCAAACAAGCCGCAAATCGCTTTACTGTTGCTACTGTATAA
- a CDS encoding MBL fold metallo-hydrolase: MKIIPIGIWGGYPNKNEATSAFLIEQEGFRCLVDCGSGVIAAVQNYTELRELNAVIISHYHPDHIADIGVLQHAAMVGMQLKEWQTPLLIYAHDKDSEEFSKLSYKGVTEGRAIQASETMELGPWQVSFCETVHPVYCLAIKFTANGRTAVFTADTGWKHELLDFAREADLLVAESNLYEKYVGIIQGHLSGKQAGELAEQAGVKQLLLTHLPQYGDLAEILQAAKSSYTGEVEFAKIGKKYMI, from the coding sequence TTGAAGATCATACCGATTGGAATTTGGGGAGGCTACCCCAATAAAAATGAAGCGACTTCGGCATTTTTGATTGAACAAGAGGGGTTTCGCTGTTTGGTTGATTGCGGCAGTGGAGTAATAGCAGCCGTACAGAATTACACAGAGTTACGTGAGTTGAATGCTGTAATTATTAGCCATTATCACCCAGATCACATTGCCGATATTGGTGTACTTCAACATGCGGCTATGGTAGGTATGCAGTTAAAGGAATGGCAAACGCCTTTGTTAATTTATGCACATGACAAAGATTCAGAAGAATTTAGCAAGCTTTCCTATAAAGGGGTGACAGAAGGGCGTGCGATACAAGCTTCGGAAACAATGGAACTCGGACCGTGGCAAGTGTCATTTTGTGAAACAGTTCACCCTGTTTATTGCCTAGCTATAAAATTCACTGCAAACGGTCGGACAGCTGTATTTACTGCAGATACCGGCTGGAAGCATGAGTTACTGGATTTTGCTCGAGAAGCTGATCTGTTAGTTGCTGAATCGAATCTCTATGAGAAATACGTCGGTATCATTCAAGGACATTTGAGTGGCAAACAAGCAGGAGAGTTGGCGGAACAGGCAGGGGTTAAGCAACTGCTACTAACACACTTACCTCAATACGGAGACTTAGCCGAGATTTTGCAAGCGGCTAAGTCTAGCTATACTGGCGAAGTTGAGTTTGCAAAGATCGGCAAAAAATATATGATTTGA
- a CDS encoding general stress protein yields the protein MTVKMTVENALQAKSEIEKLEAQGYTHEDIYIFAHDKKRGKDISKALDTEEVGMKEQGFLDSMKNMTISRGDELRAKMAAAGLSDQEAEQYEEELDKGKLVIIANKDVK from the coding sequence TTGACAGTAAAAATGACAGTCGAAAACGCACTTCAAGCCAAATCAGAAATCGAAAAACTAGAAGCACAGGGATACACACATGAAGATATTTACATCTTTGCGCATGATAAAAAGCGTGGCAAGGACATCTCGAAAGCACTAGACACTGAAGAAGTCGGCATGAAAGAACAAGGCTTCCTCGACAGCATGAAAAACATGACAATTTCACGAGGCGACGAGCTTCGCGCGAAGATGGCTGCTGCTGGATTATCTGATCAAGAAGCAGAACAGTATGAAGAAGAGCTTGATAAAGGGAAATTGGTTATTATTGCAAATAAAGACGTAAAGTAA
- a CDS encoding DUF3219 family protein: protein MKTIIWINDTKLEALHFKAELMEDSNVHSNKRKISFDFKVTSEDYHDIAILLYQLNLRIRIPAQELDFNASIIDYSTSITDLYKPNQVADYHLELLEQD from the coding sequence ATGAAAACGATTATTTGGATCAACGATACTAAACTAGAAGCTCTTCATTTCAAAGCAGAATTAATGGAGGATTCGAATGTTCACTCAAACAAACGAAAAATTTCTTTTGACTTCAAGGTAACAAGTGAAGACTATCATGACATTGCAATATTGTTATATCAACTGAATTTGCGAATCCGTATTCCAGCTCAAGAATTGGATTTCAATGCATCGATTATCGATTACTCAACATCGATTACCGATTTGTACAAACCCAATCAAGTAGCCGATTACCATTTAGAACTGCTGGAACAAGATTAG
- a CDS encoding DUF3006 domain-containing protein, which translates to MKGILDRIEDGRYAVILVEAEKLELILPFDCLPAGSHINSWFTIDAENRQLSIILDEETSLIKNQQTEELMDRLRMRKKGSRFKRK; encoded by the coding sequence ATGAAAGGAATTTTGGACCGTATTGAAGACGGTAGATATGCGGTCATCTTAGTAGAAGCAGAAAAACTTGAATTGATCTTGCCTTTCGATTGTTTGCCCGCAGGAAGCCATATTAATTCTTGGTTCACGATTGATGCAGAAAACAGACAACTTTCTATCATTCTGGATGAAGAAACCTCTCTTATCAAAAATCAACAAACAGAAGAGCTGATGGATCGATTGAGAATGAGAAAAAAAGGAAGCCGTTTCAAAAGAAAGTAA
- a CDS encoding MBL fold metallo-hydrolase has product MKKTVVSFLVILMLLLLSACNKAAEQPKDEAVNNEEQQENDKDKVEQPVLNEDVAETLSVHYIDVGQGDATLVEFEGFLMLIDAGHWKSTQVVDYLKQQGIKEIDIVVGTHPDADHIGQLAQVIGEFEVGEVWMSGNTSSSNTFTNALQAIEASDTAYDEPKTGDIFDVGSLQIEVLHPKELTGAANEESISLRITYGDVDFVFTGDAGITEEQQMIDSGIELNAEILRLGHHGSNTSTSAAFLKAVNPDVAIYSAGADNSYGHPHAEVIAAVENAGAEVYGTDVNGTIVVETDGKSYRVKTQKKGVPTEGENRCIDLNIASSAELQEISGIGDAYAKAIIEQRPFESVEELIDIKGIGQGTLEVIQEQGLACIGG; this is encoded by the coding sequence TTGAAAAAAACAGTAGTGTCCTTCCTAGTAATTTTAATGTTACTGTTGCTGTCAGCTTGCAACAAAGCAGCTGAGCAACCAAAAGACGAAGCAGTGAATAATGAGGAGCAGCAAGAGAACGATAAAGATAAAGTAGAACAGCCTGTCCTAAACGAAGATGTTGCAGAAACCTTGAGTGTACATTATATAGATGTTGGCCAAGGCGATGCCACACTAGTAGAATTTGAAGGGTTTTTGATGTTGATTGACGCGGGCCATTGGAAATCAACCCAAGTAGTAGATTACTTGAAGCAGCAAGGCATCAAAGAAATTGATATTGTGGTGGGTACTCATCCGGATGCCGATCATATTGGTCAACTGGCACAAGTAATCGGAGAATTTGAGGTTGGAGAAGTGTGGATGTCCGGTAATACGAGTAGCTCTAATACATTTACAAATGCGCTGCAAGCTATTGAAGCAAGTGATACAGCGTATGATGAGCCGAAAACAGGTGACATTTTTGATGTGGGCTCTTTGCAAATTGAAGTGCTACATCCAAAAGAACTTACCGGTGCAGCAAACGAGGAATCCATTTCATTAAGAATCACCTATGGGGATGTCGATTTTGTTTTTACAGGAGATGCGGGCATTACAGAAGAACAACAAATGATTGACAGTGGTATCGAGTTAAATGCGGAAATTTTGCGTTTAGGACACCACGGTTCCAATACATCAACCAGTGCGGCTTTTTTGAAGGCAGTTAATCCTGACGTTGCAATTTATAGTGCAGGAGCCGATAACTCTTATGGACATCCGCATGCAGAAGTAATTGCAGCTGTAGAAAATGCGGGAGCAGAAGTCTACGGGACAGATGTCAACGGCACGATTGTGGTGGAAACAGACGGTAAATCCTATCGTGTGAAAACGCAGAAGAAAGGCGTTCCCACTGAAGGAGAAAATCGGTGTATCGATTTGAATATTGCTTCTTCAGCGGAATTGCAGGAGATATCGGGAATTGGCGATGCTTATGCAAAGGCAATTATCGAGCAACGACCGTTTGAAAGCGTGGAAGAATTAATTGATATTAAAGGAATTGGGCAAGGGACGCTGGAGGTTATTCAGGAACAGGGCCTGGCTTGCATAGGAGGGTAA
- a CDS encoding SDR family oxidoreductase produces MADHHFDNTDLKDYKASGALVGKVAIVTGGSSGIGQAVAIAYAKEGAKVVIGYLGDDEGAQKTITLIESYGGKVKALSGDLGKSANCDELVQFTLAEFGQVDIVVNNAGYQYPQTSPLDITDEQLLKTFEIKAFAMFYLTRAALPHLKRGSRIINTASINAYRGHSDLIDYAGANGAMVAMTRSLARRLVREEIAVNGIAPGPIWTPLITKTFGDLNPNVADDFGEDVPAGRPGQPYELVKAYVFLADPQNSYMTGQFLHMNGGDYMST; encoded by the coding sequence ATGGCAGATCATCATTTTGATAACACTGATTTAAAAGACTATAAGGCCAGTGGAGCACTCGTTGGAAAAGTTGCAATTGTTACAGGTGGCAGTAGTGGTATCGGTCAAGCAGTAGCAATCGCTTACGCCAAGGAAGGCGCTAAGGTGGTTATCGGTTATCTAGGAGACGATGAAGGTGCTCAAAAAACCATCACATTAATTGAAAGTTATGGGGGCAAAGTGAAAGCGTTAAGCGGTGATTTAGGGAAATCAGCGAATTGTGATGAGTTGGTCCAGTTTACTTTAGCGGAATTTGGCCAAGTGGATATAGTGGTCAATAACGCAGGTTACCAATATCCTCAAACTTCACCACTTGATATTACAGATGAACAACTACTTAAAACTTTTGAAATCAAAGCCTTTGCTATGTTTTATTTGACGAGAGCGGCGCTTCCGCATTTAAAAAGAGGTTCACGAATTATCAATACCGCATCCATCAACGCTTACCGGGGACATTCGGATTTGATTGATTATGCAGGAGCAAATGGCGCGATGGTTGCGATGACGCGGTCGCTGGCAAGACGGTTAGTGCGCGAAGAAATTGCAGTGAATGGCATCGCACCAGGGCCCATCTGGACACCGCTAATTACAAAAACTTTCGGTGATTTAAATCCAAATGTCGCTGATGATTTTGGTGAAGATGTTCCAGCTGGACGTCCAGGGCAGCCGTACGAATTGGTGAAGGCCTATGTTTTTTTGGCAGATCCGCAAAATTCATATATGACAGGTCAATTTTTGCATATGAATGGTGGCGACTATATGTCTACGTAA
- a CDS encoding glycogen/starch/alpha-glucan phosphorylase: protein MFSSKEEFKKSFITRIESKDMRKTTELAYEILWEMTCEWIKESWDRTNGLYKENDEKQLYYFSIEFLIGRVLGQNLMNINAYHIVKEGLDELGFQLSEVEELEVEPGLGNGGLGRLAACFMDSLASLQLPGHGYGLRYKGGLFTQHFVNGYQTEQPTEWIQEEHNADARREDLAIDIPYYGDVQLVMGIDGLKMKVENSEWVKAVPYDMPIVGANGGTVNTLRLWQAEVSNLPFPGDKDYLVYEQETAKITDRLYPDDSLESGKILRLKQQYFLCSASLQDILNNRSFSMEKLPENVAIQINDTHPALAVPELMRLLIDDHHLTWEQAWDITTRTISYTNHTILEEAMEKWDSRLIQSLLPRVYTIIEEIDKRFKESLETQTIDEETFRKLSIIENGVIKMAVLAVVGSYKVNGVAKLHTEILKKREMKELNEQFPNKFHNKTNGIAHRRWLVKANQELSGLITETIGPRWIEEPERLNELHYFAQNHSFLQDFQAIKTLKKEQLLYHLQRNENIIVDSASIFDIHIKRVHGYKRQLMNIMHIQMLCDRIKQDSTYRPHPRTFFFGGKAAPSYHFAKQVIKMINTVAVKVNNDPLLRKHLYIVFVENYNVTQAEYLIPAADVSEQISTASKEASGTGNMKLMMNGALTIGTLDGANVEIFEQAGQENAFVFGMRAEEVMQYEKEQSYDPKEIINSDPEIKKMMKQLVDGEWTEGKENVDFIVGQLLEDRDPYFVLKDIHSYSNAHERILAAYANPVKWAEMCVKNIAASGIFSSDRTIQQYSNDVWHLTKIPSVY, encoded by the coding sequence ATGTTTTCTTCTAAAGAAGAGTTCAAAAAAAGCTTTATCACACGAATCGAATCTAAAGATATGAGAAAAACGACGGAGCTAGCTTATGAGATACTGTGGGAAATGACTTGTGAGTGGATCAAAGAGAGTTGGGATCGAACAAACGGGCTGTATAAAGAAAATGATGAAAAACAATTGTACTATTTCTCTATCGAATTTCTGATTGGTCGTGTTTTAGGACAAAACCTTATGAATATAAATGCTTACCACATCGTTAAAGAAGGTCTTGATGAACTGGGCTTTCAACTTTCTGAAGTAGAAGAACTTGAAGTAGAGCCGGGTCTTGGTAATGGCGGGTTAGGAAGATTGGCAGCTTGTTTTATGGATTCGCTGGCTTCTCTTCAATTACCGGGACATGGCTATGGGCTGCGCTATAAAGGGGGGCTATTCACTCAGCATTTCGTCAATGGCTATCAGACAGAACAACCTACGGAATGGATACAAGAAGAGCACAACGCAGATGCTCGTCGTGAAGACCTAGCAATAGACATTCCTTATTATGGAGACGTTCAATTAGTCATGGGGATAGACGGACTAAAGATGAAGGTAGAAAATTCGGAATGGGTCAAAGCAGTACCTTATGATATGCCGATTGTCGGAGCAAATGGGGGGACAGTTAATACACTTCGGTTGTGGCAGGCAGAAGTTTCAAATCTCCCGTTTCCCGGAGATAAAGATTACTTGGTTTATGAACAAGAAACCGCCAAGATCACCGACCGACTTTATCCTGATGATTCTCTAGAATCTGGCAAAATCCTCCGTTTGAAGCAACAATACTTTCTCTGTAGTGCATCACTCCAAGATATCTTGAACAATCGCAGCTTTTCTATGGAGAAACTTCCAGAAAATGTCGCCATTCAAATCAATGATACACATCCAGCTTTGGCCGTTCCAGAATTGATGCGCTTATTGATTGATGATCATCACCTCACTTGGGAACAAGCTTGGGATATTACGACGCGCACTATTTCCTATACAAATCATACGATTTTGGAAGAAGCGATGGAAAAATGGGACAGTCGGCTGATTCAATCTTTACTGCCAAGAGTCTATACGATTATCGAAGAAATCGACAAGCGTTTCAAAGAAAGTCTAGAGACACAAACTATAGACGAAGAAACATTTCGAAAGCTGTCAATTATTGAAAATGGTGTGATTAAAATGGCCGTATTAGCAGTAGTAGGAAGCTATAAAGTAAATGGTGTGGCCAAACTGCACACAGAAATTTTGAAAAAACGAGAAATGAAAGAACTGAACGAACAGTTTCCGAACAAGTTTCACAATAAAACCAATGGCATCGCACATCGAAGGTGGCTCGTTAAAGCCAACCAAGAGTTATCTGGACTAATTACTGAAACAATTGGACCTCGGTGGATTGAAGAGCCTGAACGTTTAAACGAATTGCATTATTTTGCTCAAAATCATTCCTTTCTTCAAGATTTTCAAGCGATTAAAACCTTGAAAAAAGAACAATTACTTTATCATCTTCAACGAAATGAAAATATAATTGTAGATTCAGCTTCTATTTTTGATATCCACATTAAACGTGTTCATGGCTATAAGCGACAGCTAATGAACATCATGCATATTCAAATGCTTTGCGATCGAATTAAACAAGATTCAACGTACCGGCCACATCCACGAACTTTCTTTTTTGGAGGAAAGGCGGCGCCGAGTTATCATTTTGCCAAACAAGTAATTAAAATGATTAATACGGTGGCAGTGAAAGTGAATAATGATCCACTGCTAAGAAAACACCTGTACATTGTCTTTGTCGAAAATTACAATGTCACGCAAGCTGAATACTTAATTCCAGCAGCTGATGTGAGCGAGCAAATATCTACCGCTTCTAAAGAAGCTTCCGGTACGGGCAATATGAAGTTGATGATGAATGGGGCATTGACGATTGGTACCTTGGACGGTGCGAACGTCGAAATATTCGAGCAAGCTGGTCAAGAAAATGCGTTTGTCTTCGGGATGCGTGCTGAAGAGGTTATGCAGTATGAAAAAGAACAATCCTATGATCCGAAAGAAATAATCAATTCAGATCCTGAAATTAAAAAAATGATGAAGCAGTTGGTTGATGGAGAATGGACAGAAGGAAAAGAGAATGTTGATTTTATTGTGGGGCAGCTGTTAGAAGATAGGGACCCTTATTTTGTTTTGAAAGACATTCACAGCTACTCAAATGCACATGAACGAATTTTGGCAGCTTATGCGAATCCAGTAAAATGGGCTGAAATGTGCGTCAAAAATATCGCTGCTTCCGGTATTTTCTCAAGCGACCGTACCATTCAGCAATATTCGAATGATGTTTGGCATTTAACAAAAATTCCTAGCGTATATTAG
- the glgA gene encoding glycogen synthase GlgA, whose product MKVIMAAAECAPFAKAGGLADVIGALPKELSRLGHDITVIIPKYSLISEQYASKFILKESIEVHFKGRQLPFRLFEYKQAGVTYLFVENDDYFKREQIYGQKDDSERYAFFNRSVLEIVQLQEQQADVIHVHDWHTAMIPFLLKEDQRYASIQAIKTVLTIHNLQFQGKFSKEKFLENFEMNERYYDEGIVEWRGSFNSLKTGISYVDKITTVSPTYRDEILTDFYGEKLNSLLQEKQQDLVGILNGIDTEVYNPATDLAIVREFDAMSMEGKQVNKREIQSKAGLPERGDVPLLTMISRLAGQKGVDVLQEVLPNLLEKEDVQFALLGSGEEKYEQFFQKLAADFPDKVYIHIGFDEAFAHLLYAGADIFLMPSHFEPCGLSQLISMQYGTVPVANRTGGLKDTVIEYDENLKTGNGFLSDFSQDKPFDLALQRCLDFYQQPKHWETIKKNGMEGNYSWSRSATEYAKLYEKLI is encoded by the coding sequence ATGAAAGTCATTATGGCAGCAGCAGAATGTGCACCTTTTGCAAAAGCTGGAGGATTAGCAGATGTAATCGGAGCCTTACCGAAAGAACTTAGCAGATTAGGCCATGATATTACGGTCATTATACCAAAATATAGCTTGATCTCAGAACAGTACGCATCGAAATTTATCTTGAAAGAATCTATCGAAGTGCATTTTAAAGGACGGCAACTTCCTTTTAGACTTTTTGAATACAAACAAGCCGGAGTAACCTACTTGTTTGTAGAAAATGATGATTATTTTAAAAGAGAACAAATTTACGGACAAAAAGATGACTCTGAACGATACGCTTTTTTCAACCGATCCGTGCTAGAAATTGTCCAACTTCAAGAGCAGCAAGCAGATGTAATTCATGTGCACGACTGGCATACGGCTATGATCCCGTTCCTCCTAAAGGAGGATCAGCGATATGCTTCGATTCAAGCAATTAAGACCGTTTTGACCATTCACAACCTGCAATTTCAAGGTAAATTTTCAAAAGAAAAGTTTCTGGAGAATTTTGAAATGAATGAGCGTTACTATGACGAGGGAATTGTAGAATGGCGCGGTAGCTTCAACTCTTTAAAAACAGGCATTTCCTACGTGGATAAAATAACGACTGTGAGTCCGACTTATCGAGACGAAATTTTGACAGATTTCTATGGAGAGAAACTAAATAGTCTTCTACAAGAAAAGCAACAAGATTTAGTCGGTATTTTAAATGGCATTGATACAGAAGTCTATAATCCAGCGACGGATCTTGCCATCGTACGGGAATTTGATGCAATGAGCATGGAAGGAAAGCAAGTCAATAAGCGTGAAATCCAATCAAAGGCAGGTCTTCCTGAACGTGGAGATGTTCCGTTACTAACAATGATTTCGAGGCTAGCAGGACAAAAGGGAGTTGACGTCTTGCAAGAAGTATTGCCTAATTTGTTGGAAAAAGAAGATGTTCAGTTTGCTTTATTGGGTTCAGGAGAGGAAAAGTACGAGCAGTTTTTCCAGAAGTTAGCAGCTGATTTTCCAGATAAGGTTTATATTCATATTGGCTTTGATGAGGCCTTTGCACATCTACTATACGCAGGAGCGGATATTTTCCTCATGCCTTCTCATTTCGAGCCTTGTGGTTTGAGTCAATTGATCTCAATGCAATACGGAACAGTCCCTGTAGCCAATAGAACAGGCGGATTGAAAGACACAGTCATTGAATACGATGAAAATTTAAAGACCGGTAATGGATTCTTGAGCGATTTTTCACAGGACAAGCCCTTTGATCTTGCCCTCCAACGATGTTTAGATTTTTACCAACAGCCTAAGCATTGGGAAACAATCAAGAAAAATGGCATGGAAGGCAATTATTCATGGTCGCGTTCTGCGACAGAATACGCCAAACTTTATGAAAAGCTAATCTAA
- a CDS encoding sugar phosphate nucleotidyltransferase, with protein MNLLAVVDASVNKEGLQDLTMQRTVSSVPFAGRYRLIDFPLSNLVNSGVNTVGVFPSNPFSSLLDHIGGGKSWDLDRRKNGLFFLPVTQRNGGLSTVGPFAALEEHMQFFTKSIQPYVVVINSFVVTQLDFKDMLKQHIKSGADLTEAVSSGVSLKTYILSKELLIELIQTHRDKKVVSVEDVVNLKKSPYTFNDYEYSGYFAIIDSIQSYFQASLALLDEENRKQLFLPDRPIYTKVKDEPPTRYIHGAHVKRALVANGGTIMGSVMDSIISRGVCIKKNTQLEKCVIMQKCVIEENCDLSYVIADKEVHIGEGVVLRGTAEQPIVLRKGAIVTKEDL; from the coding sequence ATGAACTTACTCGCTGTAGTAGACGCCTCTGTTAATAAAGAAGGATTACAAGATTTGACGATGCAACGAACTGTTTCTTCAGTACCCTTTGCGGGGCGTTACCGATTAATTGATTTTCCATTATCGAATCTCGTCAATTCGGGAGTCAATACGGTTGGCGTATTTCCATCGAATCCCTTTTCTTCTCTGCTAGATCATATTGGTGGAGGGAAAAGTTGGGACTTAGACCGAAGAAAAAACGGCTTGTTTTTTCTGCCGGTTACGCAGCGAAATGGTGGATTATCAACCGTTGGCCCATTTGCAGCATTAGAAGAGCATATGCAATTTTTTACAAAAAGTATTCAACCTTACGTTGTCGTCATTAATAGCTTTGTTGTTACTCAATTAGACTTTAAAGACATGCTGAAGCAGCATATCAAATCAGGTGCTGATCTTACAGAAGCGGTTAGTAGCGGAGTTTCTTTGAAAACCTATATTCTGTCTAAAGAGTTGTTAATTGAACTGATTCAAACGCACCGTGATAAAAAAGTAGTAAGTGTCGAAGATGTCGTCAATTTAAAGAAAAGTCCTTATACGTTTAATGACTATGAATACAGCGGATATTTTGCAATTATTGATTCGATTCAAAGTTATTTCCAAGCGTCGTTGGCTTTGTTAGATGAAGAAAATAGGAAGCAGTTATTCCTACCAGATCGTCCAATTTATACAAAAGTCAAAGATGAGCCTCCAACGCGCTATATCCACGGGGCCCATGTTAAGCGAGCTTTGGTAGCCAATGGCGGCACCATTATGGGGAGTGTGATGGATAGTATCATTAGTCGGGGAGTTTGCATTAAGAAAAATACACAATTAGAAAAATGCGTGATTATGCAGAAATGTGTAATCGAAGAAAATTGTGATTTGTCGTATGTAATTGCAGACAAAGAAGTTCATATCGGTGAAGGAGTCGTTTTACGTGGAACTGCAGAACAGCCGATTGTTTTACGTAAAGGAGCAATCGTCACGAAGGAGGATTTATGA
- a CDS encoding glucose-1-phosphate adenylyltransferase, with protein sequence MNDKVVAMLLAGGQGSRLKSLTYTIAKPALPFGGKYRIIDFPLSNCTNSGINTVGVLTQYQPHVLHEYIGLGTPWDLDRRHGGVTMLPPYTEIEGVKWYAGTASAIYQNINYLTSCDPEYVLILSGDHIYKMDYEVLIDYHKEREADVTISVLEVPWEEASRFGVINVDDSMIIKEFDEKPENPKSNLASMGVYVFKWKKLKEYLEIDNLNKESSHDFGMDILPAMLEKGEKMIAYPFKGYWKDVGTVESLWEANMDLLDLNSGLNLHDSAWRIFSSNPQLPPQVINKTGNVQSSMVNEGCVISGDVSKSVVFQKVTIEEGAAVSESVIMSGSTIKKGAKLHRVIVPPNLEVPEGFEIHDQQDEVVLLIQEQLDEWKEREGK encoded by the coding sequence ATGAACGATAAAGTCGTTGCAATGTTGTTAGCCGGCGGACAAGGGAGCAGATTAAAATCATTAACGTATACAATAGCAAAACCCGCATTGCCGTTTGGCGGAAAATACCGAATCATCGATTTCCCGTTGTCCAATTGCACCAATTCAGGAATCAATACCGTTGGCGTGCTGACACAATACCAGCCGCATGTCCTTCATGAATATATCGGACTGGGAACTCCGTGGGATTTAGATCGACGTCACGGGGGAGTCACGATGCTACCACCTTATACCGAAATAGAAGGGGTTAAATGGTATGCAGGTACAGCCAGTGCCATTTATCAAAATATCAATTACCTTACATCATGTGATCCCGAGTATGTTTTGATTCTATCAGGAGATCATATTTATAAAATGGATTACGAAGTACTAATCGACTATCACAAAGAACGTGAAGCGGATGTCACCATTTCGGTGCTAGAAGTTCCGTGGGAAGAAGCAAGCAGGTTTGGTGTTATTAACGTCGATGACAGCATGATCATTAAAGAATTTGATGAAAAACCAGAAAATCCAAAAAGTAATTTAGCTTCTATGGGTGTCTATGTATTTAAATGGAAAAAGCTAAAAGAATATTTAGAAATAGACAATTTAAATAAAGAGTCTTCTCATGATTTTGGTATGGATATCCTACCGGCTATGCTAGAAAAAGGCGAAAAAATGATTGCTTATCCATTTAAAGGATACTGGAAAGACGTCGGAACGGTTGAAAGTCTATGGGAAGCCAATATGGACTTGCTTGATTTGAACTCTGGCTTAAATCTTCATGACTCTGCTTGGCGTATTTTTTCTTCAAATCCACAATTACCACCACAGGTGATTAATAAAACAGGTAATGTTCAAAGCTCTATGGTTAACGAAGGCTGCGTAATTTCTGGAGACGTTTCAAAGTCGGTTGTTTTTCAGAAGGTAACGATTGAAGAAGGAGCTGCCGTTTCTGAAAGTGTCATCATGAGTGGCTCCACGATAAAAAAAGGTGCCAAGCTTCATCGGGTAATTGTACCGCCGAATTTAGAGGTGCCGGAAGGATTTGAAATCCATGATCAGCAGGATGAAGTGGTTCTTCTGATTCAAGAGCAATTGGATGAATGGAAGGAGCGTGAGGGAAAATGA